The Mobula birostris isolate sMobBir1 chromosome 11, sMobBir1.hap1, whole genome shotgun sequence genome has a segment encoding these proteins:
- the LOC140204777 gene encoding mitochondrial ribosome and complex I assembly factor AltMIEF1-like, with protein MATWSRVAVLNLYRALLREGRSLRYTDREFYYSFIKREFRKNQHLTGDEEKVKQLEKGRYFLENKLGGLV; from the coding sequence ATGGCGACCTGGTCTCGTGTGGCTGTGTTGAACCTTTACCGAGCTCTCCTGCGCGAGGGCCGCAGTCTGCGTTACACTGACCGAGAGTTCTACTATTCGTTCATCAAACGGGAATTCAGGAAAAACCAGCATCTCACCGGGGACGaagagaaagtgaagcaactggaAAAAGGTCGCTATTTTCTTGAGAACAAACTTGGAGGCCTGGTTTAA
- the mief1 gene encoding mitochondrial dynamics protein MID51 — translation MAGMGEGKNKKGDNGVGNAIDFVLSNARLVLGVGGAAMLGIATLAVKRMYDRAISAPNSPSKMDLRSAKQSWEEPSWIGSSPRLLSRDMKGNISRSLQTLPTSCEADASKGASPSRKTQMDLKKARLRLSMQDKLFAYYRKHVVIPVAEVSRAKQAALDICAELRNFIHAKLPDMPLRDMYLSGSLYDDLQVITADHVQLMVPLVLERNLWATVPGEETIMNIPGFWLVRRENLEYFPRNSSYWDRCIVGGYLSPKVVTENFDKVLSGTINWPAIGSVLDLIIRPVVPSETLTLEVQYDTSKKLFIDFLPLIVMEDTMLIAKPHRNGRYDNMWRQSFRTAETAKLRALDERDGGCRCCCLKILKAICKSNAILNKLTASQLTNVILHGCGKELDWASEMLADKFLLVLKELISYLEQGFLPCSLDTKVNLFLEFTEEEIDELGYMLYSSLSEPETLLNT, via the exons ATGGCTGGTATGGGAGAAGGGAAAAACAAGAAAGGAGACAATGGAGTTGGGAATGCCATTGACTTTGTCCTCTCAAATGCCCGGCTGGTGTTAGGTGTTGGTGGTGCTGCGATGTTGGGCATTGCAACATTGGCTGTAAAGAGG ATGTATGACCGAGCGATCAGTGCCCCCAATAGCCCCAGCAAAATGGACTTGAGATCAGCAAAGCAAAGCTGGGAGGAGCCCAGCTGGATTGGGTCATCTCCCCGTTTATTGAGCAGGGACATGAAAGGCAACATCAGCAGGTCTCTACAGACACTGCCCACCAGTTGTGAAGCAG ATGCTTCCAAGGGTGCTAGTCCTAGTAGGAAGACCCAAATGGATCTGAAGAAAGCCAGGCTCCGTTTGTCCATGCAGGACAAGCTCTTTGCATATTACCGTAAGCACGTCGTTATCCCGGTTGCAGAAGTGAGCCGAGCCAAACAGGCTGCATTGGATATCTGTGCAGAGCTGAGGAACTTCATCCATGCCAAGCTTCCTGACATGCCTCTCCGGGATATGTACCTCAGTGGCAGTCTGTATGATGACCTACAG GTCATCACTGCCGATCACGTTCAGCTGATGGTACCCTTGGTCCTAGAAAGGAACCTCTGGGCTACAGTTCCAGGTGAGGAGACCATTATGAACATCCCTGGATTCTGGCTGGTCCGcagggaaaacctggaatacTTTCCCCGCAACAGCAGCTACTGGGACCGCTGCATTGTGGGTGGTTACCTGTCACCTAAAGTAGTGACTGAAAATTTTGATAAAGTCTTGTCAGGGACCATCAACTGGCCAGCTATAGGGAGCGTCCTGGACCTCATCATTCGGCCAGTGGTTCCGTCAGAAACATTGACTTTGGAAGTTCAGTACGACACGAGTAAAAAATTATTTATTGACTTCCTGCCACTGATCGTGATGGAGGACACCATGCTGATTGCCAAACCACACCGCAATGGACGGTATGACAACATGTGGCGGCAAAGCTTCAGAACTGCCGAAACCGCCAAGCTTCGTGCCCTGGATGAGAGGGACGGAGGCTGTCGCTGCTGCTGCCTCAAGATACTGAAGGCCATCTGCAAGTCCAATGCCATCCTCAACAAGTTGACGGCTAGTCAGCTGACCAACGTGATCCTGCATGGTTGCGGAAAGGAATTGGACTGGGCTTCAGAGATGCTGGCTGATAAATTCCTGCTGGTACTTAAAGAATTAATAAGCTACTTGGAGCAAGGCTTTTTGCCATGCAGTTTAGATACCAAAGTGAACCTGTTTTTGGAATTTACGGAAGAGGAGATTGATGAGTTGGGATACATGTTGTACTCCTCCTTATCTGAGCCAGAAACTCTGTTAAATACTTGA